Proteins co-encoded in one Candidatus Stoquefichus sp. SB1 genomic window:
- a CDS encoding HAMP domain-containing sensor histidine kinase: MKKLNFSLILKITGVVFIAFAIVLGNEIRLGIDRYIKNTLDTDAEATIRNLDKFSKSYVESAAVNSVDFQSSKFQRIYRRALSGDSTKVKCLVDKQGKILDISRDGANRPTICLIISGYQGTQSWPAYFNLQSMDETSLNILESELKDHQNEQNNVELKGVVSKKSDTDNEYIQVDIKSFVLNGKEIYSGKVKGKVEDISGYVSSYINKNIEIVFSTSVNETLKSSSITITATDSSQIQTQTLVLDYQNAMDGLEQEIANRFQKFKSSGKPITSSNYANAMLLNPYEYNGRYYSTVMIRLEDWSLIGDNEISIDYNDEESLNMVTAGYLFVTQEYEDLSMKTLKQFMYDNSSTYFLAFILIILICLSIAYMIVKPIRRIETTAKHIAHKEFDYPIDMTRHDELGDLARSIDQMSKELEKTINSLHQEIERVQKLEEVRKEFVSNFTHEIKTPLGIINGFSELVELEQDEKKRNEYIGIIQNETKRINELVLAMLDLSKLESQNIALDFEEIDLLDIVDESLDSMMHLFEKKSIHVHTSLDSSVITADRFKMEMVVYNFISNALRYTEPGQNVYIHLDEHCFEVENDGDPIPNEDMEKIWLTFHKVDKARNAEGTGLGLAICKAILDLHHFEYGVKNTEKGVLFYFKY; this comes from the coding sequence ATGAAAAAACTGAATTTCAGTTTAATTTTAAAAATAACAGGTGTTGTTTTTATTGCATTTGCTATTGTGTTAGGAAATGAAATCCGTTTAGGGATAGATCGATATATTAAAAATACATTGGATACTGATGCTGAAGCAACAATTCGAAATCTTGATAAGTTTTCTAAATCCTATGTTGAATCAGCAGCTGTCAATAGTGTTGACTTTCAATCATCTAAGTTTCAGCGTATATACCGCAGAGCATTATCAGGTGACTCAACAAAGGTCAAATGTTTAGTAGATAAGCAAGGAAAAATATTAGATATTTCTCGTGATGGTGCGAATCGTCCAACAATTTGTCTAATTATATCTGGTTATCAAGGGACACAAAGTTGGCCAGCCTATTTTAATTTGCAGTCAATGGATGAAACAAGTTTGAATATTTTGGAAAGTGAGCTAAAGGATCATCAAAATGAACAAAATAATGTGGAATTGAAAGGTGTTGTTTCTAAAAAGAGTGATACAGATAATGAATATATTCAAGTGGATATAAAATCATTTGTTTTAAATGGTAAAGAAATTTATTCTGGTAAAGTCAAAGGAAAAGTTGAAGATATTTCTGGGTATGTGAGTTCATATATTAATAAAAATATTGAAATTGTTTTTTCTACATCTGTGAATGAAACATTAAAATCTTCATCAATTACAATTACAGCAACAGATTCATCTCAAATTCAAACACAAACATTGGTATTAGATTATCAAAATGCTATGGATGGTTTAGAACAAGAGATTGCGAATCGTTTTCAAAAATTTAAGTCATCTGGAAAACCAATCACTTCTAGTAATTATGCAAATGCTATGCTTTTAAATCCTTATGAATATAATGGAAGATATTATTCAACTGTTATGATTCGTTTGGAAGACTGGAGTTTAATTGGGGATAATGAAATAAGTATTGATTATAATGATGAAGAATCATTGAATATGGTAACTGCTGGTTATCTCTTTGTCACACAAGAGTATGAAGATTTATCAATGAAAACACTAAAACAATTTATGTATGATAATTCATCAACCTATTTTTTAGCGTTTATATTGATTATTTTGATATGTTTGTCAATTGCTTATATGATTGTTAAACCGATTCGACGCATTGAAACAACTGCAAAGCATATTGCACATAAAGAATTTGATTATCCAATTGATATGACACGGCATGATGAATTAGGCGATTTGGCAAGAAGTATTGATCAGATGAGTAAAGAACTTGAAAAAACAATCAATAGTTTACATCAGGAAATTGAACGGGTCCAGAAACTTGAAGAAGTTCGAAAAGAATTTGTTTCTAATTTTACACATGAAATTAAAACCCCACTTGGTATCATTAATGGATTTAGTGAACTGGTAGAATTAGAACAAGATGAAAAGAAACGAAATGAATACATTGGAATTATTCAAAATGAAACAAAACGTATTAATGAATTGGTTCTTGCAATGTTAGATTTATCAAAATTAGAATCACAAAATATTGCTTTAGATTTTGAAGAAATTGATTTATTAGATATTGTAGATGAATCATTAGATTCAATGATGCACTTATTTGAAAAGAAATCTATTCATGTTCATACATCATTAGATTCTTCAGTTATTACAGCTGATCGTTTTAAAATGGAAATGGTTGTTTATAATTTTATAAGTAATGCATTAAGATATACTGAACCTGGTCAAAATGTATATATTCATTTAGATGAGCATTGTTTTGAAGTAGAAAATGATGGAGATCCAATTCCAAATGAAGATATGGAAAAGATTTGGTTAACATTCCATAAGGTTGATAAAGCTAGAAATGCTGAAGGAACAGGATTAGGACTAGCCATTTGTAAAGCTATTTTAGATTTACATCACTTTGAATATGGTGTCAAAAATACTGAAAAAGGAGTTCTCTTTTACTTTAAGTACTAA
- a CDS encoding GNAT family N-acetyltransferase, whose amino-acid sequence MILETERLYLRQLQLDDAKRMSEYRNKPEVAQYQSWETYSPDDALRRIGQCLLIKSLNQPKTDYHIAIVHKADDLLIGDLFVEVLNAKVFVLGYTLDSLYWSKGYASEIVEAFCHYMKEEFHFKKVICYVYYDNVRSKKLLRKLHFVKFDESYYYNDEGYVKKLR is encoded by the coding sequence ATGATTTTAGAAACAGAAAGATTATATTTAAGACAATTACAACTTGATGATGCAAAACGAATGAGTGAATATCGTAATAAACCTGAAGTTGCTCAATATCAATCATGGGAAACATATTCACCAGATGATGCTTTAAGACGAATTGGACAATGTTTATTAATTAAATCATTGAATCAGCCTAAAACTGATTATCATATAGCTATTGTTCATAAAGCTGATGATTTATTGATTGGCGATTTATTTGTAGAGGTTTTAAATGCGAAAGTTTTTGTTTTAGGATATACTTTAGATAGTCTTTATTGGTCAAAAGGATATGCTAGTGAAATAGTAGAAGCATTTTGTCATTATATGAAAGAAGAATTTCATTTTAAAAAAGTGATTTGTTATGTTTATTATGATAATGTTCGTTCTAAAAAGTTACTTAGAAAACTTCATTTTGTAAAATTTGATGAATCATATTATTATAATGATGAAGGATATGTTAAAAAACTAAGGTGA
- a CDS encoding response regulator transcription factor: MRVLLVEDEKLIRVFIVEYFNKQNAEVVEASDGYEALSLLDDAFDIVLLDIMMPGIDGYEVCKLIRQKSDVPILFISALSEDDNKLKGYALGADDFISKPFTPSLLYAKCNALLKRVKKENNAIDEGIIHIDEDTHEVFINQESVQLSHKEYTMLIYFIKNKRKILSRDQLLDHIWGYDYYGDQRIVDTYVKKLRKKILDAAPYIQTVVKIGYMFDPKESKS; the protein is encoded by the coding sequence ATGAGAGTTTTATTGGTAGAGGACGAAAAGTTAATTCGTGTCTTTATTGTTGAATATTTTAATAAACAAAATGCTGAAGTTGTTGAGGCAAGTGATGGGTATGAAGCACTTTCTTTGTTAGATGATGCTTTTGATATTGTTTTGCTTGATATTATGATGCCAGGTATTGATGGGTATGAAGTTTGTAAATTGATTAGACAAAAAAGTGATGTACCTATTTTATTTATTAGTGCTTTAAGTGAAGATGATAATAAATTAAAAGGCTATGCTTTAGGAGCAGATGATTTTATATCAAAACCTTTTACACCTTCTTTATTATATGCTAAATGTAATGCTTTACTTAAACGGGTTAAGAAAGAGAATAATGCAATAGATGAAGGGATTATTCATATAGATGAAGATACGCATGAGGTGTTTATTAATCAAGAAAGTGTTCAATTATCTCATAAAGAATATACCATGCTTATTTATTTTATTAAAAATAAAAGAAAAATATTATCAAGAGATCAATTGTTAGATCATATTTGGGGTTATGATTATTATGGTGATCAGCGAATTGTGGATACATATGTGAAGAAACTCAGAAAGAAAATATTAGATGCTGCTCCTTATATTCAAACAGTTGTTAAAATTGGATATATGTTTGATCCTAAGGAGAGTAAGTCATGA
- a CDS encoding PP2C family serine/threonine-protein phosphatase: protein MELIINPGRTKKIKMQFVIYITLISFLVSLVNIYHTSLLFVLPLFYLCFMCGYRALLSYVVGLLIGIIFLKVPYEILLISLFSFVLLEFCLLFQSMRSRYVPYLLTLIGGIYYAYIQIDLLSTLLLTVLTYFNILIFAYLAPLFMHGESELLTHERVKSLSVVIFISLMSILPYSQFMTMILIRVFILVMIYHECLDDLLPGLFYGALLMLLMNLGYKDDILAFLLPLFFFYMVKCESKFTMTALYFVSHLILPFFLEFSYTYHGLIVAMSGFIFLILPIHKTKPLLSSSYQEMTMKQQLSKQVDSFCRLFEQMTSLFTQTPSHNHSLEYIGYVYEDMCQNCSSQETCFNKKYGPNRLVKLMNKGLKETYNAHDEDFIYQYCLKPEQYLETMKGYQKDYRKLSRVQEEYMTMKKDLYHQFSLLNNVFHQFSSQLKIGHIEETHIYEHMEGYHFQIAHLKKYYESQSVYYIEVGLYETTREEVENEFIPILEDYLNESLDIEVIKTPMHQLGYTYLVLKHHARYYVQYGISQCAKDSVACGDSYSVFAMDENQYFAVSDGMGQGQKASDDSSLTLDVMKQLIVNGISLEDTLQSVNALLKIKNRNDMFTTVDMIQVNLVLGNATMIKYGACPTYILRDQDVIEVKSESLPMGIVSPIETSVEKFQLMENDIIFMVTDGFTNQFGEFLDENKYLIDEDHPKEIAHLLTHLANDEDKNDDMTLIVLKLCKQ from the coding sequence ATGGAATTAATTATCAATCCAGGTCGTACAAAAAAAATAAAAATGCAGTTTGTCATCTATATAACACTCATATCCTTTTTAGTATCTCTCGTAAATATCTATCATACATCGCTGTTATTTGTTTTACCATTATTTTATCTGTGTTTTATGTGTGGTTATCGAGCGTTATTGAGTTATGTAGTTGGTTTACTGATTGGCATTATCTTTTTAAAGGTTCCCTATGAAATATTATTGATAAGTCTTTTTTCTTTTGTTTTATTAGAGTTTTGTTTATTGTTTCAATCGATGCGGTCTAGATATGTTCCTTATTTATTGACATTGATAGGAGGTATCTATTATGCTTATATCCAAATTGATTTATTATCAACTTTATTATTAACAGTTTTAACTTATTTTAATATTCTTATTTTTGCTTATTTAGCACCATTATTTATGCATGGTGAATCTGAACTTTTAACTCATGAAAGAGTGAAATCATTATCTGTTGTTATTTTTATTAGTCTTATGAGTATTTTACCATATTCACAATTTATGACGATGATTTTAATAAGAGTTTTTATTCTCGTTATGATATATCATGAATGTTTAGATGATCTTTTGCCAGGTTTGTTTTATGGAGCATTGTTGATGTTGCTGATGAATTTAGGATATAAAGATGATATATTGGCTTTTTTATTACCGCTCTTTTTCTTTTATATGGTGAAGTGTGAGTCAAAGTTTACAATGACAGCTCTGTATTTTGTTTCACATTTAATTTTGCCTTTCTTTTTAGAATTTTCGTATACATATCATGGTCTTATAGTTGCGATGAGTGGGTTTATTTTCTTAATATTACCTATTCATAAAACAAAGCCATTATTATCATCGAGTTATCAGGAAATGACCATGAAACAGCAGTTATCAAAACAAGTGGATTCTTTTTGTCGTTTATTTGAACAGATGACATCATTATTTACACAGACACCTTCTCATAATCATTCTTTAGAGTATATTGGATATGTTTATGAAGATATGTGTCAGAATTGTTCTAGTCAGGAAACATGTTTTAATAAGAAATACGGACCAAATCGACTTGTGAAGTTAATGAATAAAGGATTAAAAGAAACATATAATGCTCATGATGAAGATTTTATTTATCAATATTGTTTAAAACCAGAACAATATCTTGAAACAATGAAAGGTTATCAAAAAGATTATCGTAAGCTTAGTCGAGTTCAAGAAGAATATATGACTATGAAAAAAGATCTTTATCATCAGTTCTCATTGTTAAATAATGTTTTTCATCAGTTTTCTTCACAATTAAAAATTGGACATATTGAAGAAACACATATTTATGAACATATGGAAGGTTATCATTTTCAGATAGCCCATCTTAAAAAATATTATGAATCTCAATCTGTATACTATATAGAAGTTGGTCTTTATGAAACAACACGAGAAGAAGTAGAGAATGAATTTATCCCAATTTTAGAGGATTATCTTAATGAATCACTAGATATTGAAGTCATCAAAACACCGATGCATCAGTTGGGTTATACTTATTTGGTTCTTAAACATCATGCACGCTATTATGTTCAATATGGTATTTCACAATGTGCAAAAGATTCAGTGGCTTGTGGTGACAGTTATAGTGTATTTGCAATGGATGAAAATCAGTATTTTGCTGTGAGTGATGGTATGGGACAAGGACAAAAAGCAAGTGATGATTCTTCTTTGACACTAGATGTTATGAAACAATTGATTGTTAATGGTATTTCTTTAGAAGATACGCTTCAGTCGGTTAATGCTTTATTAAAGATTAAGAATCGTAATGATATGTTTACGACTGTTGATATGATCCAGGTGAATTTGGTTTTAGGAAATGCGACAATGATTAAGTATGGGGCTTGTCCAACTTATATTTTAAGGGATCAGGATGTTATTGAAGTGAAATCTGAATCATTGCCAATGGGGATTGTTTCACCAATTGAAACATCAGTTGAGAAATTTCAATTAATGGAAAATGATATTATTTTTATGGTTACAGATGGATTTACAAATCAATTTGGTGAGTTCTTAGATGAAAATAAGTATTTGATTGATGAAGATCATCCTAAAGAAATCGCCCATTTATTAACACATTTGGCTAATGATGAAGATAAAAATGATGATATGACACTTATTGTTTTAAAACTTTGTAAGCAATAA
- a CDS encoding recombinase family protein, with product MGKTYGYIRVSSKDQNIARQLAALEQFHLKKRCIFVDKMSGKDFNRPSYLRLMKKIREGDLIIIKSIDRLGRNYDEIIEQWRYITKERKADIRVLDMPLLDTTLSKDILGTFIADLVLQVLSFCAHEERSNIKQRQKEGIAAARKRGVQFGRRPIVLPDEFSNIVQAFESKQISEEEAIHQLCMSRTSFYKYKKAFHQ from the coding sequence ATGGGAAAAACATATGGATATATTAGAGTATCATCTAAAGATCAAAATATTGCAAGACAGTTAGCTGCTTTAGAACAGTTCCATTTAAAAAAACGTTGTATCTTTGTAGATAAAATGTCTGGTAAAGATTTTAATCGTCCAAGTTATTTACGATTAATGAAAAAAATTAGAGAGGGAGATTTAATTATTATTAAATCGATTGATCGTTTGGGAAGAAATTATGATGAAATTATAGAGCAATGGCGCTATATTACAAAAGAAAGGAAAGCAGATATAAGGGTTTTAGATATGCCATTATTAGATACGACATTATCAAAAGATATCTTAGGAACTTTTATTGCTGACTTGGTATTGCAGGTTTTAAGTTTTTGTGCTCATGAGGAACGCAGCAATATTAAACAAAGACAAAAAGAGGGAATTGCAGCGGCTCGAAAAAGAGGTGTTCAATTTGGACGAAGACCCATTGTTTTACCAGATGAGTTTTCAAACATTGTTCAAGCTTTTGAAAGTAAACAAATAAGTGAAGAAGAAGCAATTCATCAATTATGTATGAGTCGTACAAGTTTTTATAAATATAAAAAAGCGTTTCATCAGTAA